A genomic segment from Flammeovirga pectinis encodes:
- a CDS encoding RagB/SusD family nutrient uptake outer membrane protein translates to MRNLYSYLKNTALTALSVVALNACVSLEEEPIGILAPDSFYKTESDFQAGLNGMLSPMWQSWGGYAFNWGLFQIPGAMADDIATAPHDAFLQFDRFNYNPNSGHVSNLWGTHYAVINNANILISNLETTSAVNDEKKAQLIGQAKFWRANSYFTLTQWFGEVPIITTENRANADVIGQSPVADVYDAIVQDLLDAEGTLPTAFPERIRPTSWAAKSLLSKVYLTMGGWPLKDADAYRLAAEKAKEVINGSPYKLEADFKDLWIADNGITNSEFIFTFKGVTSGGWPNPGSSFYHHASRHPKELGWGDFFSEATFYNNFPDGYRKDVSFTTSWPDGTSFPTDVAEPYVAKYRDAGSSIISYEGTDLTGVNEEGHASYVHMRYADILLIFAEAENQVNGPTGEAYTAINKVRRRALKLDVNTPNKTVDLSGLAKDSFDKAVIDERAWELAFEEKRWFDLVRKELIVEVKGGEYPHINQNYGHLPKPALEVEQIEGLEQNTY, encoded by the coding sequence ATGAGAAATTTATATAGTTATTTAAAAAACACAGCCCTAACAGCATTATCTGTAGTAGCGCTTAATGCATGTGTAAGTTTAGAAGAAGAACCTATCGGTATTTTAGCTCCAGATAGTTTTTATAAAACAGAAAGTGATTTCCAAGCTGGGTTAAATGGTATGTTATCACCAATGTGGCAATCTTGGGGTGGATATGCTTTTAACTGGGGGTTATTCCAAATTCCTGGGGCTATGGCAGACGATATTGCCACTGCACCACACGATGCTTTCCTTCAGTTTGATCGCTTTAATTACAATCCAAACAGTGGGCACGTTTCTAACCTTTGGGGTACACATTATGCGGTAATCAACAATGCTAACATCTTGATTTCTAATTTAGAAACAACAAGTGCGGTAAACGATGAGAAGAAAGCTCAATTAATTGGTCAGGCAAAGTTTTGGAGAGCAAACTCTTACTTTACACTAACACAGTGGTTTGGTGAAGTTCCAATTATCACAACAGAAAACAGAGCAAACGCAGACGTTATTGGTCAATCTCCTGTTGCTGATGTTTACGATGCAATTGTACAAGACTTATTGGATGCTGAAGGTACTTTACCTACTGCTTTCCCAGAGAGAATTAGACCGACAAGTTGGGCAGCAAAATCTTTATTGTCTAAAGTCTATTTAACAATGGGTGGATGGCCTTTAAAAGATGCAGACGCTTATAGATTAGCTGCAGAGAAAGCAAAAGAAGTAATAAATGGTAGCCCGTATAAATTAGAAGCAGATTTTAAAGATCTATGGATTGCAGATAACGGCATTACAAACTCTGAATTTATCTTTACTTTTAAAGGTGTTACAAGTGGTGGATGGCCAAACCCAGGTTCATCTTTCTACCACCATGCATCAAGACATCCAAAAGAACTAGGTTGGGGTGATTTCTTTAGTGAAGCAACGTTCTACAATAACTTCCCTGATGGTTACAGAAAAGATGTTTCTTTTACTACAAGCTGGCCTGACGGTACTTCGTTCCCTACTGATGTTGCAGAACCTTATGTAGCTAAATATAGAGATGCAGGTTCTTCAATTATATCATATGAAGGTACAGATTTAACAGGAGTAAATGAAGAAGGTCATGCTTCTTATGTACATATGAGATATGCTGATATTTTATTAATATTTGCTGAAGCTGAAAACCAAGTAAATGGACCTACAGGTGAAGCATACACTGCAATTAATAAAGTACGTAGAAGAGCTTTAAAATTAGATGTAAATACACCTAATAAAACTGTAGATTTATCTGGTCTTGCTAAAGATAGTTTTGATAAAGCAGTAATTGATGAACGTGCTTGGGAACTTGCTTTTGAAGAAAAAAGATGGTTTGACCTTGTTCGTAAAGAATTAATTGTTGAAGTGAAAGGTGGTGAATACCCTCACATTAATCAAAACTACGGACACCTTCCAAAACCTGCTTTAGAAGTAGAGCAGATTGAGGGTTTAGAGCAGAATACGTATTAG
- the tnpA gene encoding IS200/IS605 family transposase, whose amino-acid sequence MTHEYRKGHHTVTRLTVHIVFATKYRYQVLEGDIQKRCRSLLIQICEAEGIEILKGVVSKDHVHIHIEYPPTKSLSDILKRMKGRTSRLLQQEYPSLGKRYWGKHFWAGGYGAWSTGNITDEMVNDYLEHHRSDMDDNSNFMLE is encoded by the coding sequence ATGACACATGAGTATAGAAAAGGTCATCATACAGTGACTAGGTTGACCGTCCATATAGTTTTTGCGACTAAATATCGTTATCAAGTTCTAGAAGGAGATATTCAAAAACGATGTAGATCTCTTCTCATTCAAATTTGTGAAGCAGAAGGTATTGAGATCCTAAAAGGAGTTGTAAGTAAAGATCATGTTCATATCCATATAGAGTACCCTCCGACTAAAAGTCTTAGTGATATTTTGAAACGTATGAAAGGTCGAACTTCAAGGTTACTTCAACAAGAATATCCTAGTTTAGGAAAAAGGTATTGGGGTAAGCATTTTTGGGCAGGAGGTTACGGCGCTTGGAGTACAGGTAACATTACAGACGAAATGGTCAACGACTATTTAGAACATCATAGGAGCGATATGGACGATAATTCCAACTTCATGTTGGAATAA
- a CDS encoding GH116 family glycosyl-hydrolase produces MNKFFNTILLIIAILFPKGIQAQEQLLSERIPILKSYDQNHLHRIALPIGGIGTGTVSLGGNGALKDWEVMNVPAKGYSTVTTGNDAPFFAIYTKKKNVAANTKALLGPIDFADYQHYEGRSVNHHGFPRFRNASFETSYPFGIVNLSDKTMPVKVKIVGYNPLIPTNSDASGIPIAILNYEVENTSAEEIEVAISGNIRNFIGKDGSNFTSDWKGDFIPKGEKYNKNEYRESDQLKGIYMYSDSVDKNDAAWGTFAISTPNDPNSKITYRTSSVKNDWYNSTLNFWDEFSKNGLLVEKEKQIDPDPLASLAVKKTLKAGEKKTFTFYLTWNFPNRYAWSKEKLKNYYATQYTDAWDVITKEVDQLPLLTNQTLDFVTTFVNSTYSAQIKEAALFNISTLRSQTVFRIEDGKMFGWEGIMDRKGSCFGSCTHVWNYEQATPFLFNDLAMGMREVEFNYALSDNGHMGFRTKLPLQKGASGIGLAAADGQMGTIMKFYREWQLSGDDAFLEKWWPKVKLALSYAWIENGWDGDQDGVMEGVQHNTMDVEYYGPNPQMQIWYLGALKAAEKMAKQVNDKAFAKKCTQLFDYGSEWTDTHLFNGEYYEHKIQMPASKADIPKGLIEGYRRNGLDLDDPFYQLASGCLVDQLVGQYMAHTLGLGYLVREENVKTTLESILKYNQKEDMFEHFNNMRSYTIGNEKALLMASWPKGGRPRVPFPYWAEVMTGFEYTAAVGMLYEGMEVEGLSTIKNIRDRYDGQKRNPFDEAECGHHYARAMASWAGILAESDFHYSGVDKSIQFIEKEGNYFWANGSAWGNFLVEKEGNEYAITLNVKYGEVAFKTIQIGDKQKKSFRSPKLVTPTSPLTFRLRNTL; encoded by the coding sequence ATGAACAAATTTTTTAACACTATACTACTCATAATTGCAATACTTTTCCCTAAAGGAATACAAGCACAAGAACAACTTTTAAGTGAGCGTATCCCTATTCTAAAAAGTTACGACCAAAACCATTTACACCGTATTGCACTGCCAATTGGAGGTATTGGAACGGGTACTGTTTCTCTTGGTGGAAATGGTGCTTTGAAAGACTGGGAGGTAATGAATGTACCCGCAAAAGGATACAGTACTGTAACTACAGGTAACGATGCTCCGTTCTTTGCCATTTATACAAAAAAGAAAAATGTAGCGGCTAATACTAAAGCTTTACTTGGTCCTATTGATTTTGCCGACTACCAACATTACGAAGGACGTTCGGTAAACCATCATGGATTTCCTCGTTTTAGAAATGCTTCTTTCGAAACTTCTTACCCGTTTGGTATTGTAAATCTATCTGATAAAACAATGCCTGTTAAAGTGAAAATTGTAGGGTATAATCCTTTAATTCCTACTAATTCTGATGCATCGGGTATACCAATTGCAATTCTTAACTACGAAGTTGAAAATACAAGTGCTGAAGAAATTGAAGTAGCTATATCTGGTAATATCAGAAACTTTATTGGAAAAGATGGAAGTAATTTCACTTCAGATTGGAAAGGAGATTTTATTCCTAAAGGGGAGAAATACAATAAAAATGAATACCGTGAATCTGATCAACTAAAAGGTATTTATATGTATTCTGATTCTGTAGATAAAAACGATGCCGCTTGGGGTACTTTTGCGATTTCTACACCAAATGATCCAAATAGTAAAATTACTTATCGTACGAGTTCAGTTAAAAATGATTGGTACAATAGTACTTTAAATTTCTGGGATGAATTTAGTAAAAATGGTCTGTTAGTTGAAAAAGAAAAGCAGATTGACCCTGACCCTTTGGCTTCTTTAGCCGTTAAAAAAACGTTGAAAGCTGGTGAGAAAAAAACATTTACTTTTTACCTTACTTGGAACTTCCCTAACCGTTATGCTTGGTCTAAAGAGAAATTGAAAAACTACTATGCTACACAATATACAGATGCATGGGATGTAATTACTAAAGAAGTTGATCAGCTGCCTTTACTTACTAATCAAACATTAGATTTTGTAACTACTTTTGTAAATAGTACTTACTCAGCACAGATTAAAGAAGCTGCTTTGTTTAATATAAGCACTTTGCGTTCTCAGACTGTTTTTAGAATTGAAGATGGTAAAATGTTTGGGTGGGAAGGAATTATGGATAGAAAAGGCTCTTGCTTTGGTTCTTGTACCCATGTTTGGAATTACGAACAGGCTACTCCTTTCTTATTTAATGATTTGGCAATGGGCATGAGAGAAGTTGAATTTAATTATGCTTTATCTGATAACGGACACATGGGATTTAGAACCAAACTCCCATTACAAAAAGGTGCTTCTGGAATTGGTTTAGCTGCAGCTGATGGGCAGATGGGTACTATTATGAAATTCTATCGCGAATGGCAATTATCTGGAGACGATGCTTTTTTAGAAAAATGGTGGCCTAAGGTAAAGCTTGCACTTTCGTATGCATGGATTGAAAATGGTTGGGATGGAGACCAAGATGGTGTTATGGAAGGTGTACAGCACAATACTATGGATGTGGAGTATTATGGTCCTAACCCTCAAATGCAAATTTGGTATTTAGGAGCACTTAAAGCAGCAGAAAAAATGGCAAAGCAAGTAAATGATAAAGCATTTGCTAAGAAGTGTACACAGCTTTTTGATTATGGTTCTGAATGGACAGATACTCATCTTTTTAATGGTGAATATTATGAGCATAAAATCCAAATGCCTGCTTCTAAAGCTGATATTCCTAAAGGTTTAATTGAAGGATACCGTAGAAATGGGTTAGACTTAGACGATCCTTTTTATCAGTTAGCTTCTGGTTGTTTAGTAGATCAGTTAGTGGGGCAATATATGGCACATACACTCGGTTTAGGGTACTTAGTTAGAGAAGAAAATGTGAAAACAACTTTAGAAAGTATTCTTAAATACAATCAGAAAGAAGATATGTTTGAGCATTTTAATAATATGCGTTCGTACACTATAGGCAATGAAAAAGCACTTTTAATGGCAAGCTGGCCTAAAGGTGGTAGACCAAGAGTTCCTTTTCCTTATTGGGCAGAGGTGATGACTGGTTTTGAATATACTGCTGCTGTTGGCATGTTGTACGAAGGTATGGAAGTAGAGGGTTTAAGTACCATTAAAAATATCCGTGACCGTTATGATGGTCAAAAAAGAAATCCGTTTGATGAAGCCGAATGCGGGCATCATTATGCAAGAGCAATGGCATCTTGGGCAGGTATTTTAGCTGAAAGTGATTTCCATTATTCAGGGGTTGATAAATCTATTCAGTTCATAGAAAAAGAAGGAAATTACTTCTGGGCTAACGGTAGTGCTTGGGGCAATTTTTTGGTTGAAAAAGAGGGTAACGAGTATGCTATCACTTTAAATGTGAAGTATGGTGAAGTAGCATTTAAAACAATACAAATTGGTGATAAACAGAAGAAATCTTTTAGGTCTCCTAAACTGGTTACACCTACATCGCCTTTAACTTTTAGATTAAGAAATACACTATAA
- a CDS encoding RbsD/FucU domain-containing protein has product MIKKLTTFVLLFSLICSCNTVVCEEDEEIYDWKAEVKNTLKVFGHRNWIVIADAAYPQQSNPAIKTITINATQLEAVEYVQQLIKEAKHVDANIFVDKEMAFVAEPAAKGIKSYRTALNKLLDGKSVTRKLHEDIIRELDTSAKLFNVLIIKTDLAIPYTSVFFQLECGYWNAASEENLRINLNKSSIQ; this is encoded by the coding sequence ATGATAAAAAAGCTAACAACATTCGTCCTACTTTTCTCTTTAATTTGTTCTTGTAACACCGTTGTTTGTGAAGAGGATGAAGAAATTTATGATTGGAAAGCAGAAGTGAAAAATACCTTAAAAGTATTTGGCCACAGAAATTGGATTGTTATTGCAGATGCTGCATACCCGCAACAAAGTAACCCTGCCATTAAAACAATTACTATTAATGCTACGCAATTAGAAGCAGTAGAATACGTACAGCAATTAATTAAAGAAGCAAAACATGTGGATGCAAATATTTTTGTAGACAAAGAAATGGCGTTTGTTGCAGAACCTGCTGCAAAAGGAATAAAAAGTTACAGAACAGCATTAAATAAGTTATTAGATGGTAAATCAGTGACAAGGAAATTACACGAAGATATTATTCGTGAGTTAGATACATCTGCAAAATTATTCAATGTATTAATAATTAAAACAGACTTGGCTATTCCGTATACTTCTGTCTTTTTTCAATTGGAATGTGGCTATTGGAATGCTGCATCAGAAGAGAATTTACGTATAAATTTAAATAAGTCATCAATTCAATAA
- a CDS encoding sulfatase family protein → MKNTCLFIGCLFIFLGCNKNTFVSNESPKKPNIVLIFTDDLGYNDIEPYGAPRIKTPNLNQMASEGIKFTNFYAQPLCGPSRAALLTGSYPIRIGEPQNKKNFHTKLHPKEITIAEVLKPKGYVSAIIGKWHAGEEEGQMPLEQGFDYFFGTPKYNGNTKLIEDNPKFRASLLNNTDTVMKINTVEEMGLLTGMYTKKATSFIKKNKDKPFFLYLAHNMPHVPLGASKKFRGKSEDGFYGDVIEELDWSVGEILKTLKEEGLEENTLVIFTSDNGPWIEDKIGDHGGSAYPLRGNKTQTWEGGVRVPCIMQWKGKLNEGTTNTELLTTLDFFPTFSKLSQSKLPETLTIDGIDISNVILNEEKSERQYFYYYAYTHLHAIRDKEWKLVLPRPAKPKFMKWAKRKIDGVDEIQLFHLLRDKEEKNNVAEQYPEKVKVLLAAMEEARIELGDQNRIGKGARFFDEAPKTERLEEYKKFMGKENNL, encoded by the coding sequence ATGAAAAACACTTGCCTTTTTATCGGCTGTCTATTTATCTTTTTGGGATGCAATAAGAATACCTTTGTTTCTAATGAGTCACCTAAAAAGCCAAACATTGTCTTGATCTTTACAGACGACCTTGGCTACAATGATATTGAGCCCTATGGTGCTCCACGAATAAAGACACCCAATTTAAATCAGATGGCAAGTGAAGGGATTAAGTTTACTAATTTTTATGCACAACCTCTTTGTGGACCTTCCAGAGCTGCACTTTTAACAGGAAGTTATCCTATACGAATTGGAGAACCTCAGAATAAAAAAAACTTTCATACAAAACTTCATCCTAAAGAAATCACCATTGCAGAAGTACTAAAACCCAAAGGGTATGTTTCTGCTATTATAGGTAAATGGCACGCAGGAGAAGAAGAAGGTCAAATGCCTTTGGAGCAAGGATTTGATTACTTTTTTGGAACGCCGAAGTACAATGGAAACACAAAACTTATTGAGGATAATCCCAAGTTTAGAGCATCGCTTCTTAATAATACCGATACGGTTATGAAAATAAATACAGTAGAAGAAATGGGGTTATTAACGGGTATGTATACTAAAAAAGCAACATCATTTATTAAAAAGAACAAAGACAAACCTTTCTTTTTGTATTTAGCACATAACATGCCTCATGTCCCGTTGGGAGCATCAAAAAAGTTTAGAGGAAAATCTGAAGATGGTTTTTATGGAGATGTAATTGAAGAGTTAGATTGGAGTGTTGGGGAAATATTAAAAACGCTAAAGGAAGAAGGTTTAGAAGAAAACACACTCGTTATCTTTACATCTGATAATGGGCCTTGGATTGAAGATAAAATTGGTGACCATGGAGGAAGTGCTTACCCACTTAGAGGCAATAAAACACAAACTTGGGAAGGCGGTGTTCGTGTTCCTTGTATAATGCAATGGAAAGGGAAATTAAATGAAGGTACTACAAATACAGAGCTTTTAACTACGCTAGACTTCTTCCCTACTTTTTCAAAACTTTCTCAAAGTAAGCTTCCTGAAACATTAACTATTGATGGAATTGACATCTCTAATGTGATTTTAAACGAAGAAAAAAGTGAGAGACAGTATTTTTATTACTACGCATACACGCATTTACATGCTATAAGAGATAAAGAATGGAAGCTGGTTCTTCCTCGTCCAGCAAAGCCCAAGTTTATGAAATGGGCCAAAAGAAAAATTGATGGAGTGGATGAGATACAGCTTTTTCACCTGTTAAGAGATAAAGAAGAAAAGAACAATGTAGCCGAGCAATATCCAGAAAAAGTGAAGGTACTATTAGCAGCGATGGAAGAGGCTAGAATTGAACTTGGCGATCAGAATAGAATTGGAAAAGGGGCTCGCTTTTTTGATGAAGCACCAAAAACAGAAAGATTAGAGGAGTATAAAAAGTTTATGGGCAAAGAAAATAATTTGTAA
- a CDS encoding succinylglutamate desuccinylase/aspartoacylase family protein has protein sequence MSKDKFVLLGTEIPKGKSAVLELEVAKLHTSNSLKVPVIVERGKEDGPVLLLLGGVHGNESNGVAIVRDVIRKKYNVPKRGTIICIPVFNVFGYLNLTREFPDGRDLNRMFPGSSKGSLASQFAYKFTKEIAPFVDYVLDFHTGGADRSNYPNVRCNINDEKQLSLAEVFGAPFLMHSKYIAHSIRETVHKLGKTIILFEGGKSLQLDKSVIDCGVTGALNVMKHLKMQDGDVQVNSDTIVIEKSKWIRASYSGIFESAVENGQKVTKKMLLGRISDPFGKFEKKIYAPFDCYIFGLNTAPNVYKGDAIFHVSVNK, from the coding sequence ATGTCTAAAGATAAATTTGTCCTTTTAGGAACGGAAATCCCAAAAGGGAAAAGTGCTGTACTTGAGTTAGAAGTAGCAAAATTACATACTAGTAATAGTTTAAAAGTACCTGTAATTGTAGAACGAGGAAAAGAAGATGGACCTGTTTTATTGTTGTTAGGTGGAGTGCATGGAAACGAATCGAATGGTGTTGCAATTGTTCGAGATGTTATCAGAAAAAAATACAATGTACCAAAGAGAGGTACTATAATTTGTATTCCTGTTTTTAATGTTTTTGGGTACTTAAATCTAACAAGAGAATTTCCTGATGGAAGAGATTTAAACCGTATGTTCCCAGGGTCTAGTAAAGGTTCTTTAGCAAGTCAGTTTGCGTATAAGTTTACCAAAGAGATTGCCCCATTTGTAGACTATGTTTTAGACTTTCATACTGGTGGTGCTGATAGAAGTAACTACCCTAATGTTAGGTGTAATATTAACGATGAAAAGCAGCTTAGTTTAGCAGAGGTTTTTGGTGCTCCATTTCTAATGCATTCTAAATATATAGCACATTCAATAAGAGAAACAGTACATAAATTAGGGAAGACAATTATTTTATTTGAAGGGGGTAAATCATTACAATTGGATAAATCTGTAATAGATTGTGGTGTAACTGGTGCTCTAAATGTCATGAAGCATTTAAAGATGCAGGATGGCGACGTACAAGTAAATTCAGATACTATTGTAATAGAGAAAAGTAAATGGATAAGAGCTTCTTATTCTGGCATATTTGAATCTGCTGTTGAAAACGGTCAGAAAGTAACTAAGAAAATGCTTTTAGGTAGAATATCAGACCCGTTTGGTAAATTTGAAAAGAAAATATATGCACCTTTTGATTGTTATATTTTTGGCTTAAATACAGCACCTAATGTATATAAAGGTGATGCTATTTTTCATGTAAGCGTTAATAAATAG
- the rimK gene encoding 30S ribosomal protein S6--L-glutamate ligase, with protein MKIAILSRNTNLYSTKRLVEAAEELGHEAIVVDHLKCTIELEKKNPRVFYNGKYLDNIDAIIPRVGSSVTFYGTAVVRQFEMMNVFSAVGSQALTDSRDKLRSLQILAKAGVGLPKTVFTNYAKDVDHVIESVGGAPLILKLLEGTQGLGVVLAETKNAASSVIEAFNGLKARVIAQQFIKESGGADIRVFVVDGRVIGAMKRQGKEGEFRSNLHRGGSAQLIELSNEEELTALKATKAMGLGVAGVDMLQSTNGPLVLEVNSSPGLEGIENATKIDIAKEIIKYLERNV; from the coding sequence ATGAAAATTGCAATTCTTTCTAGAAACACTAATTTATATTCTACTAAACGTTTAGTAGAAGCTGCCGAAGAGTTAGGACATGAAGCCATAGTTGTAGACCATTTAAAGTGTACAATAGAATTAGAAAAGAAAAACCCAAGAGTATTTTATAATGGTAAATACCTAGACAATATAGATGCTATAATTCCAAGAGTTGGTTCTTCTGTAACCTTTTATGGTACTGCTGTAGTACGTCAGTTCGAGATGATGAATGTTTTTTCGGCAGTTGGTTCTCAGGCATTGACCGATTCAAGAGATAAACTTAGAAGTTTGCAAATTTTGGCTAAAGCTGGTGTGGGGTTACCTAAAACTGTGTTTACTAACTATGCTAAAGATGTAGACCATGTGATCGAATCTGTGGGTGGTGCTCCGTTAATCCTTAAACTTTTAGAAGGTACACAAGGGTTAGGTGTTGTGTTAGCAGAAACAAAGAATGCTGCAAGTTCTGTAATAGAAGCTTTTAATGGTCTAAAAGCAAGAGTTATTGCTCAGCAATTTATTAAAGAATCTGGAGGGGCAGACATTCGTGTTTTTGTGGTAGACGGACGTGTAATTGGAGCAATGAAACGCCAAGGTAAAGAGGGCGAATTCCGTTCTAACCTTCATAGAGGAGGTAGCGCACAGTTAATTGAGTTATCTAATGAAGAAGAACTTACAGCATTAAAAGCTACAAAAGCAATGGGACTTGGAGTAGCAGGGGTAGATATGTTACAATCTACAAATGGCCCGTTGGTTTTAGAAGTCAATTCTTCTCCTGGATTAGAGGGAATAGAAAATGCGACGAAAATTGATATTGCAAAAGAAATTATTAAATACTTAGAAAGAAATGTCTAA
- a CDS encoding ATP-dependent zinc protease family protein, translating into MEIIGRSDKVDFPDLYLEDLAVKIDTGAYTSSIHCHDIKEIEIKGIKFLHFKTLDPGYLKYQNKVIEVKEYTEKNIKSSFGEVEKRFIIKTQVILFNKKYPIELSLSNRSEMKFPVLIGRKFLNKKFMVDTSKKDESFHLKNNLTE; encoded by the coding sequence ATGGAAATAATTGGAAGAAGTGACAAAGTGGATTTTCCTGATTTATACTTGGAAGACCTTGCTGTGAAAATAGATACAGGTGCTTATACTTCATCAATCCACTGTCATGATATAAAAGAAATAGAAATTAAAGGTATAAAATTTCTTCATTTTAAAACACTTGACCCAGGGTATTTAAAATACCAAAACAAAGTAATTGAAGTAAAGGAATATACAGAAAAGAATATTAAAAGTTCTTTTGGGGAGGTTGAGAAACGATTTATAATAAAGACTCAAGTTATTCTTTTTAATAAGAAATACCCAATTGAATTATCGCTTTCTAACAGAAGTGAAATGAAGTTTCCTGTATTAATAGGAAGGAAATTTTTAAACAAAAAATTTATGGTGGATACGTCCAAAAAAGATGAATCATTCCATTTAAAAAATAATTTAACTGAATAA
- a CDS encoding rhodanese-like domain-containing protein, which yields MLKYLFITFLFLPFNLVFGQTLSIKYEASLASYSDFKTLVEEVEPYREERLISLDKFLEMSKEKNVIILDSRSKFRYDRKHLKGAVNLTFADYTQESLWQLIPDPNTIILIYCNNNFIGDQVDFMSKVAKPRPDVVENQILSNKKPIMLALNVPVFINLYGYGYRNIYELNELVNINDKRIKFKGTEVK from the coding sequence ATGCTAAAATATCTATTCATTACATTTTTATTTCTTCCTTTTAATTTAGTTTTTGGACAGACCTTGTCAATTAAATATGAGGCATCTTTGGCTAGTTATTCAGATTTTAAAACATTAGTTGAAGAAGTTGAGCCTTACCGCGAGGAACGCCTTATTAGTTTAGACAAGTTTCTTGAGATGAGTAAAGAAAAGAATGTAATTATTCTCGACAGTCGTTCTAAATTTAGGTACGATAGAAAACACTTAAAAGGTGCGGTTAACTTAACTTTTGCAGATTATACGCAAGAAAGTTTATGGCAGTTAATTCCAGATCCAAACACAATTATTCTAATTTATTGTAACAATAACTTTATTGGCGATCAGGTAGATTTTATGTCTAAGGTAGCAAAACCAAGACCAGATGTTGTGGAAAATCAGATTCTATCAAACAAAAAACCTATAATGTTGGCCTTGAATGTTCCTGTTTTTATCAATTTATATGGATATGGCTACCGAAATATTTATGAACTAAATGAGTTGGTAAATATCAATGACAAGCGTATAAAATTTAAAGGAACAGAAGTAAAGTAA
- a CDS encoding GNAT family N-acetyltransferase: protein MITLKRTNSTDIDFQNLVLQLDKDLAIRNGDTNDFFAKYNTTDQIKNVIVAYYNDIPVGCGAMKEYALSVMEMKRMYVVPEMRGKKVAVLLFDDLENWAEELGYKKCILETGDKMPEAIGLYKKRMYKVISNYGQYEEVESSICFEKIL from the coding sequence ATGATTACATTAAAAAGAACAAACTCTACAGATATAGACTTTCAAAATTTAGTACTTCAACTAGATAAAGATTTAGCAATTAGAAATGGTGATACAAATGATTTTTTTGCTAAGTACAATACAACAGATCAAATTAAAAATGTAATTGTCGCCTATTACAATGATATACCAGTAGGTTGTGGTGCAATGAAAGAATATGCATTATCTGTTATGGAAATGAAAAGAATGTACGTTGTACCAGAAATGCGTGGAAAAAAAGTGGCTGTTTTACTTTTTGATGATTTAGAAAATTGGGCAGAAGAATTGGGTTACAAAAAATGTATTTTAGAAACAGGTGATAAAATGCCCGAGGCTATTGGCCTATATAAAAAAAGAATGTATAAAGTAATATCAAATTATGGTCAGTATGAAGAAGTAGAAAGTAGTATATGCTTTGAAAAGATTTTATAG